The Hymenobacter baengnokdamensis genome includes a region encoding these proteins:
- a CDS encoding tagaturonate reductase has translation MLSLSQELVRAGAASPAVALPAAALFDLPEKVLQFGTGVLLRGLPDFLIDQANRQGIFNGRVVVVKSTDGGDATAFARQDGLYTVCVRGVEDGQPVSQDVVCASISRVLSAKSQWAEILEFARNPDLQLVLSNTTEVGIVLDEDDDVRAAPPRSFPGKLLAVLLARYEAFAGAGDKGLVIVPTELIPENGTRLHDILRELAEQQVPDSGFLHWLETANTVCNSLVDRIVPGKPDAAAYATLTQELGYEDELLIMSEVYRLWAIEGGERVKSVLSFQQVDAGIIVQPDINQFKELKLRLLNGTHSLACGLALLAGVPTVREAMEDDYLLTYIRNLMLADLLPGIPYPIDEKTGQRFGMQVLDRFRNPAVEHRWLAITLNYSAKLRMRVIPDLLHYYERLKAVPQYVALGFAAYLLFMRSTRQDGKVWYGETQGHEYPIQDEQASYFADLWQRLPAAEVAQTVLSNAGLWDSDLTLLPGFAAAVTEYLRQLQQQGAAATLAAKLNKSQRAAV, from the coding sequence ATGTTATCTCTTTCGCAAGAGCTAGTGCGGGCCGGAGCCGCCAGCCCGGCCGTGGCGCTGCCCGCTGCTGCTTTATTCGACCTGCCCGAAAAAGTGCTGCAATTTGGCACCGGGGTGTTGCTGCGCGGCCTGCCCGACTTTCTGATTGACCAGGCCAACCGCCAGGGTATTTTTAATGGGCGCGTGGTAGTGGTCAAAAGCACGGATGGCGGCGACGCCACCGCTTTTGCCCGCCAGGATGGCCTGTACACGGTGTGCGTGCGCGGCGTGGAAGACGGCCAGCCCGTGAGCCAGGACGTAGTGTGCGCCAGTATCAGCCGGGTGCTTTCGGCCAAAAGCCAGTGGGCCGAAATCCTCGAGTTTGCCCGCAACCCCGACCTGCAGCTTGTGCTTTCCAATACCACCGAAGTAGGCATTGTGCTCGACGAAGACGACGACGTGCGGGCCGCGCCGCCACGCTCGTTTCCGGGCAAGCTATTGGCCGTGCTGCTGGCCCGCTACGAGGCTTTTGCCGGCGCCGGCGATAAGGGACTCGTCATTGTACCCACCGAGCTAATACCCGAAAACGGCACCAGGCTGCATGACATCCTGCGCGAGCTGGCCGAGCAGCAGGTGCCCGACAGCGGCTTTCTGCACTGGCTCGAAACGGCCAATACTGTTTGTAACTCGCTGGTCGACCGCATAGTACCGGGCAAGCCCGATGCAGCGGCCTACGCTACCCTAACGCAGGAGCTGGGCTACGAGGACGAGCTGCTTATTATGTCGGAAGTCTACCGCCTGTGGGCCATAGAAGGCGGCGAGCGGGTAAAAAGCGTGCTGAGCTTTCAGCAAGTAGATGCCGGCATTATTGTGCAGCCCGACATCAACCAGTTTAAGGAGCTGAAGCTGCGCCTGCTCAACGGTACGCATTCGCTGGCGTGCGGGCTGGCGCTGCTGGCGGGTGTGCCCACCGTGCGCGAGGCAATGGAGGACGACTACCTGCTCACCTATATCCGCAACCTGATGCTGGCCGATTTGCTGCCCGGCATCCCCTACCCTATCGATGAGAAAACAGGCCAGCGCTTTGGCATGCAGGTGCTCGACCGCTTCCGCAACCCGGCCGTAGAGCACCGCTGGCTGGCCATTACGCTCAACTACTCGGCCAAGCTACGGATGCGCGTTATCCCCGATTTGCTGCACTACTACGAGCGGCTTAAAGCCGTGCCGCAGTACGTGGCGCTGGGTTTTGCAGCCTACCTGCTCTTTATGCGCAGCACCCGCCAGGATGGCAAGGTCTGGTACGGCGAAACACAGGGCCACGAATACCCGATTCAGGATGAGCAGGCCAGCTATTTTGCCGACCTCTGGCAGCGCCTCCCGGCGGCCGAAGTAGCGCAGACGGTGCTCAGTAACGCCGGCTTATGGGACAGCGACCTGACTCTGCTGCCCGGCTTCGCAGCAGCCGTAACCGAGTACCTGCGGCAATTGCAGCAGCAAGGTGCAGCGGCTACTCTGGCCGCTAAATTGAATAAATCGCAGCGCGCAGCTGTTTAA
- a CDS encoding UxaA family hydrolase, with translation MKHLVAKIHPADNVLVALTDLPIGTPVTWDGETVTTTEKIPAKHKLALQNLAAGDPVHMYGVLVGKMASPVGRGGLLTTANIRHATDSFQEGQHRQSWAQPDVSKFTERTFLGYHRPDGRVGTANYWLVIPLVFCENRNIQVLEEALVNDLGYARRKSYQPQTQALLELMQAGKSVEEILATDLHSAEVNQQKVKPFPNVDGIRFLSHEGGCGGIRQDAQTLCGLLAGYITHPNVAGATVLSLGCQNAQVSMLQDEINKRDPHFAKPLFILEQQKIGTEEALVSTALRQTFAGLMQANQQQRQPAPLSKLTIGLECGGSDGFSGISANPAVGHVSDLLVALGGSVILAEFPELCGVEQEIVNRSVDHDTAQRFTSLMKAYGESAVAVGSGFDMNPSPGNIRDGLITDAMKSAGAARKGGSSPVVAVLDYPELVTKPGLNLLCTPGNDVESTTAEVGSGANVVLFTTGLGTPTGNPIAPVVKISSNTKLAERMPDIIDLNTGTVIDGEETIEQAGERILDYVIQVASGLEVSAVRHGQTDFIPWKRGVSL, from the coding sequence ATGAAACATTTAGTTGCGAAGATTCACCCCGCCGACAACGTGCTCGTCGCCCTCACCGACCTGCCCATTGGCACGCCCGTAACCTGGGACGGGGAAACCGTGACCACTACCGAGAAGATACCGGCCAAGCATAAGCTGGCGCTGCAAAACCTGGCCGCCGGCGACCCCGTGCACATGTACGGCGTGCTGGTAGGCAAAATGGCCTCGCCCGTGGGCCGGGGCGGCCTGCTCACCACGGCCAATATCAGGCACGCTACCGACTCGTTTCAGGAAGGCCAGCATCGCCAGAGCTGGGCGCAGCCCGACGTAAGTAAGTTTACGGAGCGCACCTTTCTGGGCTACCACCGGCCCGATGGCCGCGTGGGCACGGCCAACTACTGGCTGGTTATTCCGCTGGTTTTTTGCGAAAACAGAAATATTCAGGTTTTAGAAGAAGCTTTGGTAAACGACCTCGGCTACGCCCGCCGCAAGAGCTACCAGCCCCAGACCCAGGCGCTGCTTGAGCTGATGCAGGCTGGCAAGTCGGTAGAAGAGATTCTGGCCACCGACCTGCACTCGGCCGAGGTGAATCAGCAGAAAGTGAAGCCCTTCCCGAACGTGGACGGCATCCGCTTTCTGAGCCACGAAGGCGGCTGTGGCGGCATTCGCCAGGATGCCCAGACGCTCTGTGGCCTGCTGGCCGGCTACATCACCCACCCCAACGTGGCCGGGGCTACGGTGCTCAGCCTGGGCTGCCAGAATGCGCAGGTGAGTATGCTGCAGGACGAAATCAACAAGCGCGACCCGCACTTTGCCAAGCCGCTGTTCATTCTGGAGCAGCAGAAAATCGGCACCGAGGAAGCCTTGGTGAGCACGGCCCTGCGCCAGACCTTCGCCGGCCTCATGCAGGCCAACCAGCAGCAGCGCCAGCCCGCGCCGCTCAGCAAGCTGACTATCGGCCTGGAATGCGGCGGCTCGGACGGCTTCTCGGGCATCTCGGCCAACCCGGCCGTAGGCCACGTTTCTGACCTGCTGGTGGCGCTCGGCGGCTCGGTTATTCTGGCCGAGTTTCCGGAACTGTGCGGCGTGGAGCAAGAAATTGTGAACCGCTCGGTTGACCACGACACGGCCCAGCGCTTTACCTCACTGATGAAAGCCTACGGCGAAAGCGCCGTAGCCGTGGGCTCGGGCTTCGACATGAACCCCTCGCCCGGCAACATCCGCGACGGCCTCATTACCGACGCCATGAAATCGGCCGGCGCGGCCCGCAAGGGCGGCTCGTCGCCGGTAGTGGCCGTGCTCGACTACCCCGAGCTGGTAACCAAGCCCGGCCTGAACCTGCTCTGCACGCCCGGCAACGACGTGGAAAGCACCACGGCCGAAGTCGGCTCGGGCGCCAACGTGGTGCTTTTCACCACCGGCCTGGGCACGCCCACCGGCAACCCCATTGCGCCGGTCGTCAAAATCAGCTCTAATACCAAGCTGGCCGAGCGCATGCCCGATATCATCGACCTGAACACCGGCACCGTTATCGACGGTGAGGAAACCATTGAGCAGGCCGGCGAGCGCATTCTCGACTACGTGATTCAGGTAGCCAGCGGCCTGGAAGTGAGCGCCGTGCGCCACGGCCAGACCGACTTTATTCCGTGGAAGCGCGGGGTGTCTTTGTAG